The window ataaataagtttcaaTGAAAAGAACTGATAAatcatattcttttttaatctaaattttatttatgtctCAAATGATTCAAGAACATATattcaaatgaattttaattgaaagtGAGAATGATTTGCATATTTCAAATAACTAGAACGACGGAAACTAATAAGATAATAACTACAACCAAAGAAATAACAAGCACTTGAACATGTACTTAGAAACTCCCTATTTGCCATTAGagatgttaacatttttttttatatcaaaagcCAAAGTTATAACATCAAATAGAGAAAGACAATTCCAATTAGATTGGCATCAACAACCAAAATAGCACACTTCACTATATTAAAgatcaaagagaaaataaagatcATGGGAACAAACAACCAATACTCATGTACAATCATAAGAATCTAAAATAAGAAATGTCATATCTATTCCTAAAAAAATTCGAAATAAAACATGAAAGGAAATCCTACCAAACTAAGCTATTAGTGATAATACCATAAACGACAAATCTATTCGTACGAAAATTATATCTCATAAtagatttgaaaaataaagaaagacaaGGAATGAATTAGATTTATACACTTTAACCATCTATTCCTAAGTCTCTTTGACCAATTTGAAAGCTTGGATAGCAAGCACGGAATCATATTCTATCGAAAGCTTTCTCCACCCTTTATCAAAAGTTGTCTCAATAGCTATCATAATACCAAGTAACTCAAGATGAAGAGCAAAGAAATTACCCAAATTGAAAGAGAAACTACCAATAAAAGAAGGTCTATAATCCCTAAAAACTTCCCCGTAGGCAGCAGGAGCCGGAGCACCCATAGGCGCCCCCATCTGTGCTGCATTTGATCCAGTGACAAGATGGTGCTCTCCCATTAACTTGGAAAATTTTAGGAGCTTTAGAAGGATGGACCGGAATCAGAAAAGCCTTCAAGATTTGAAATTCCATTATAGCCCAAAACATAGAACTATAACTTAGCTTACCGACTAAGTTAATACCAgctgatatataatttttgccTGCTGGAATCGAAACGTTGACATATTGAACACCTAGAAATAGGAACAAAAATTAGGGaaattaatttttcctttacctGTTTAGatgagttaaatttttttactgaaaataaacaaaaaaaaagtaatataatttttattctattttttttaattctaagtttaaaaaaatgatacttttactatattatttttagtataaatttaattgttatttatgttataaaagtatttatttttaaaaaataaatacaacataCTTTTTCTCTATGTTTTACCTCATTTTTTGTGGAATTGCCTTTTTACGTGGGACTCATTAAAGAAtattcctttctattttttattgaaacaaaTTGTGAATAATTAAGTcaataattagaagaaaaaaattaacttccGTAGGTAATATTTACTCCTAAATCCAatcaataacaacaattgataCAAGTGATAAGGGTTGGTATTTCTTAAGCAAATAATCTAAAGttcaaattttgattgatccatgaaataattcatattgaaaaaaaaaactcaccttACACGTATTTAAGCTCCACGTGAATTATTTCATCTTAATAtccattaacatttttttttgtgattatatatatatatatatatatatatatatatatatatatatattattttttttatacgtgGCCCTACTAAAAGgatctttcttttctatttcttttttaaaacaaattgtgAATAAATAGTAGTTTTTATCAtatttctcccttttttttcatttttatttatacaaaataaaaagtatcTAAATCTGATTATGATGATATAATTTgagtgaacaattttttttaaaaaaaacatgtagtaaataaatgaatgtatttaaaaatttaacttgGCAGTTTTCTTAGTTATAGAAATGAACGTAAATTTgacaataacataaaaaaaggaatatgaaaacatattcatcaaaaataatttgttacttaaataaatttcaattataagAATAGACAAAAGTAagtaagaagaaagagagagagatagtTTATTCTCTCTTTACTTTTACTTTGTATAAAATCGAAAATATAACTTAATTAGAGCATTAGTTAATGATAATCTTACACATTTATTTaactactattttttaaaaggaatttaGCTACTATTTTAATCTGTGCATTAAAcaggataaattaaaattttaattttacataagtaaaatatataataaatatcgtTATAGAGTACAATTGGGACAATTATTAGatttgaaatgtaaaataagTAAGATCTCATATAAATTAAATCCTCATCTTTGGCTTGAGTTGACTCCTCCCTGATCATCCAGGCATTTAGCATCTCCTTGCCGGTCCTTGGTGCCTTCGTAACAGACGGGAAAACTGTATAACTTTTTGTAAAAATCAAGGataattatatgtaaaaatcATGTGTGAAAAGTTTCTTTAAAGTTTTATAAAGATTTTTCGGAAGCAAAAAATGAATCTTAAATAAACTAGAAAACACTGAGCAAGGAGTATGGGTTACTATAAACGTTCTGATACTGTCTTCGATCCCtatgaataaaacaaataaattttaaatgatagtaaaaagagaaagaaaaaaaaaacttccataCTAATTGTCGAGTTTATATAAGTTAGATagacattttattcttttatatatatatactttgcaAAATTTCATTCACTACATcttttttctcattatttttttacatttataaaaGAGTAAAGAAACACCGtttttcttttaagagagagagtgagaaatGCAGTcttaaaaagtcaaaaactagtaATGTTTTTTAAGGAGACCAAATGCTTAAGTAGTCCAACGACTTATCTACACAACTGTCTCAGTAAAGTTAAAactagcaatttttttttaaaaaaaaaaaaaaatatatatatatatatatatatatatatatatatatatatatatatatatatatatatatatatatatcaaaaactTATGCAATAGGATATTGAGAATTAATTTGAGCGTTTactaaaaaagttaaagaaaaaggatAAGTTTACACAAATGTCACCTCCCATCAATGATTTTTTCATGCGCACTAACTGGGTTCAAGATTCAAACTCCTAACCaagttcttcttctcttttttttttttttttttttaaggagatCAAGTGCTTAAGGAGTCCAACAATTATCTACTCAACTGtctaataaagtaaaaattatccgcaatttaaaaaaaatgtatataaaaaactaaTGCAATAGGATATTGAGTATTAATTTGAGCATTTACTAAAAAGCTAAAGAAAAAGGATAAGTTTACACAACCGTCTTATAAAGtcaaaaactagcaaattttatttctaaaaaatatataaaaaaaattatagcaaTACAATCTCGAGAATCAGTCAAGAAAAAATCTCGATAATTAATTTGGGCGTTAACTAAgagttaaaaaaggaaaaatgaacgTTTGCACAACCACTCCAGTAGTTAGTTAGATTAGATGTAACCATATAGATGTAACAAGGTTATGGCCATGAAGTTCTTGTACAGAAAGTTAACGCAGTTATCTGTCTATTTCTCATTTCTCATTCAGGTGATCATATAGGTGCAGCACATATGTTTAAACTTTGGAATATTCATAGCTTCAAGGTTAGCATGTCGTGGAAGCCACTAGTAATCATATTctaataactttattttcaatattagcTGATCCTTCTGTGtcaataaaatattgttaacaATATCGAATTCTGCTAGGAAAAAGGATAACCACCATCATTCAGCTTTAGCAACAGcaactacaatttttttttttaaaatgtctaaCCTAATTTGAACTAAAAACATGTGCCTGTCTTATTATAAATCAAGTTGCAAATTACATTAAGTTTCCTCGTGGCtcgagatattaaaaaaaaaaagggaacacGCCACTGTAGTAGAATACATGAATTTTAAGTCgtccaaaattcaaatatttaaaagcaGATAGAGTGAAGCACGCTGGAATATAAACATACTGGTGCTAATGGTGGTACACATTGTCATAGTGAACAGAACTTACTGAATAAAATAGCTGACTTGTGGATTAACAAATCTCTAGCCAAATCATCTGAGACTAATTATTCTAATCTAATGAACATATAAATACAGTTGACTACATatttaaacacaatcaaacattttttacatAGGTCATAGAGGATCATAACTAAGATGGTCTTCccatattcaaataatattcactttaattttcaatatgaCACTAAtccattaacaaaaaaatggcTTCAGCTACTTCACGGATGGAGATGCATATTCAATAATTTAGATCCCAAAAATCATTCTCTTGTTTACAGAATCTAAGATCAAACACTAAATCCTTCAAATGTAGATACATATAATTTCTCTTCTTTAGACCACAACCCATTCATAGTTTGTTAGCTTTTTCCTATCAGAGAATGCACTTAACATACTACACATTAAAGCCAGGTTAACTTTCCAGTGAAGACAAATATAATCAACATAACAGGATCAATATAAGCACAGACAACAAATAATCTATAAATAGGACCACCAAAACAACCAGTGCTTCAATAACAGGGAAGCCTCCAGCTATGACCGGTAGCAAGCTCATCTAATGTCACAGTAAGAACCAAAGTCACAACACTTACCAACAAGTTTACATAGCAACTGTAGTTGACTATTATATTTGAGTGATCCTCAATCCTTACACATCATAAGTAACCTTCGATAGTTTAAAACATTACCTAACTACGGGAGCtgaaaactcaaattcaaaacaaaccaATGACAAAACACAAGTACTCCcgagaagaagaataaaataaaataaactgaaaGCTGTTACTAGGTAGGTAATCAACACTGTAAGAATGTACAACACATCATGATATTGTTCATATCATAACACAATAATCAATAGAATAtcatcaaaacaacaaaaattatcacCTAATTTGTACACCAAATCCGCTTATCTAAACCTAAATCGACCAGAATTCCCTACAACCAGGAAACTCCAGAATTCACACATTCAGCTATTCAGAACAATTGAATGAATATACAAATCTTCAGTGGTATCAGCGTTATTCTCCCGTCAGAATTGGAGATTCACCTCAGTAATtagcataatatatatatagattcgAAATAAATGTCAGCAACATAAATTACCAAGGTAAACCTCTAATTCTGATTGGAAAACATCGCCAAAAGCGCATAAGAAGCTGCATCTAGGTTTTCATCCTAAATGTAACAAACTTAACATATGTATCCAAAATGTGAACCATCTTATCTTTCAGTCAACCGTTCCAATTCATGAATGCCTGAACGAATGTGTCAATGTATAGAATCTATTTCCAGTCtacaaagaacaaaaagaatcataaaattCCAACCAAACACGAATCAAATTCATTCCGAATCATGATTCCTGGTGGAACCAAACGAAGAACAAGTATCACTGTTAAACACAACAACATCGCCATTGTTTTGACCGAGCAAAACCTTCATCAATTCAGCAGCCTTGTTCTTCCCCTTTACACTACCCCCATCCCTCACATCCGCAATTCCATCTAGCGCTCCAAACGCCACGACGTCGCGCACGTCGGCGGCGACCTTGTCGCCCCCGCACCGCACCAAATTGAGCAGCGCCGAGACGGCGTTCTCCTTGGTGCGCATGCTGGCGGCGGTGGCGAGGTCGAGGAGGTCGGCAAGGACGCCGACACCACCGGAGGCCTTGCGAAAGGCATCCACGGCGTCCTCGCATCCCGCGACCTGCGCGATCACCGCCGTCGCGTCCTCCACAATCCCAACCCTACCGTCCTTCAACACCAGCGAAAAAAGCGCGGGAACCGCACCAAGGTTAATCATCGTAGATCTGTTAATCGGATGAAGCGCGATGGCGAATAACGCCTTTAACGAATCCTTGATAGTGCGGGGAGGAGACGAGAGGTGGCAGCGGAGGATGTCGATGAGGGAGTAGACAATCTCGCGCTTGGAGCCGACAACGGGGCGGTAGGAGTCGACCGAGGAGAGGAGGCTGTGGATGGTGGCGGCGGCGGACTGAACCGCAGGGGGAGAGGAGGTGGTGTGGTGGTGAGAGATGACGTGGGCGATGGCGTCGAGGACGCCACGTGTGGACATGAGGGGCTCCTTTAGGGTGATGGAGAGGTTGAGGAGTGTGGTAGCGGCGTCTTCTTGGGAGGGGTGAGAAGAGGAATAGAGGGTTTCTGCGATGTAGGGGATTGCGCCTGCTTGGGCGATGATGGGGCGCGTTTCGGGGGATTGTTTTGACATGAGGCGGAGCTGGGAGAGGGCGTCGATGCGGGCGGCTTCGGAGACGGAGCTGAGCTTCGAGACTAGGCTGCGGATAGTGCGGGGATTAGGGTCCATTCTGCTAAGGGCGTGTTTGGATTTTGGGTGGAGTGGgtgaagaagaaagaggaagaggaagaggaaaagCGCGTTGGAGTGGATTGGGAAGGATATAAGGGTGGTGGGACTGATGAGATTGAGTCGTGGCGGTTTCCCGCGGGGTTCACTGCTTCGGAGCGTGTCGACGTCCACAGatggatatttattttaaaacttcaatatgtttttaagttaatgtaatttcatgaaattttatatcatctaatttaatttttatattttataaaaaaaattaacttgtttttaattttttcccacaatattaatatattttttatatgacaaataataaattatattatctcTTTATCATGTAAATTCATGAAATAAATGTttcttaaacaaataaaataaaataaaaacacaggAAAAAATCTACAATAAGTGTTAGAAAATCACAATGAAGATGAGTATCAACAAAATCCGATGATTGATTTTCTGAcaaaagttttatatatttagaagatatatattaataatttcttttttaaagtaaaataaattattttttcatattatttaagaaaatgcaCTCTGTGTGTTACGTCAAGacgaaaattaattttgtttatgaaaattTTGTCAGAGGGATTAAAaccaattttctataaagtaaaaaagactaaatttaataatataaaattttaaagactaaaatcaagattttatgaaaatatataaagattaaaaatatttttttttctattattttacttGTGGGAGGATAGGATTGGgttgatgtttttttatttattttggcagGGAAAGGATGCGGGTTTTGATTCCTTTCATAcagatttgtttttttgtttatttgatcAGAT of the Glycine max cultivar Williams 82 chromosome 13, Glycine_max_v4.0, whole genome shotgun sequence genome contains:
- the LOC100819160 gene encoding U-box domain-containing protein 11 gives rise to the protein MDPNPRTIRSLVSKLSSVSEAARIDALSQLRLMSKQSPETRPIIAQAGAIPYIAETLYSSSHPSQEDAATTLLNLSITLKEPLMSTRGVLDAIAHVISHHHTTSSPPAVQSAAATIHSLLSSVDSYRPVVGSKREIVYSLIDILRCHLSSPPRTIKDSLKALFAIALHPINRSTMINLGAVPALFSLVLKDGRVGIVEDATAVIAQVAGCEDAVDAFRKASGGVGVLADLLDLATAASMRTKENAVSALLNLVRCGGDKVAADVRDVVAFGALDGIADVRDGGSVKGKNKAAELMKVLLGQNNGDVVVFNSDTCSSFGSTRNHDSE